The Methylomonas montana DNA window GGACCAGGAAGTAGATTGCGAAAGTACTCCAGTCCAAGCCGAATTTTGAGTAGGCGACGCAGGCCGCAACCAAAACGCAAAATCCCTCCAATCGCAACAAAACACGAACGGCACCTGTTGTTTCACCTATCATTTGGACTCCAGAAATTTCTGCATAGAAACTGATTATTTTGGGTTATCTGGCCCGACGCTGGTTTACGAAACTTGGCTTCGAGTTTTCTCACGACCGGAACAACTCCGGTTTCGTCAGCCAAGTGTTGCGAAAGAAATGCAGCGGAGCCCGCCTCGACTACTGCCAATAAAGCACTGCCATGGACGGTGCCGAGATGATTGGTGTATTGCATTTTGTCGGGAAAGCAAACCAAAAAGCCGCTATCCGGATTGGCAAGCTCCAGCCCGATAAGCCGATTGAAGGGTAATTGCGATACGTCCAAGAAGTTCCTCTCTAACTATTGCTATTCATGTCAAGCGTGTACTGTTTTACCGATTGGCAGTCTGCCGGATTACCTTGCCAGGTAATCTTGCCAATAGCTCCACATACGATTCTTCTATTAGCTGATGATGATTGATGCCCAGTTTTTCCAGTAATTCATGGGCAATGGACACACCGGTTTCGCTCGACTCACATTCGCCAAGCACCACTTCCAATTCCAGAAAATCACCCAGTCCTTCGATTCTATCCAAATGTACTCGGGTTCTGCCGACCATAAACAATGTGCGGT harbors:
- a CDS encoding PaaI family thioesterase; amino-acid sequence: MDVSQLPFNRLIGLELANPDSGFLVCFPDKMQYTNHLGTVHGSALLAVVEAGSAAFLSQHLADETGVVPVVRKLEAKFRKPASGQITQNNQFLCRNFWSPNDR